In Quercus robur chromosome 11, dhQueRobu3.1, whole genome shotgun sequence, the sequence GACTTAtaataatgacaaaaataaaaaataattatattgtaaATTAATTCCTTATTCATagaatggaaaataaatttgtaaaaatgaaaGTGAAGTGTAAGTGTGTAGTCcaaattttgtaagagaaagaaaaaagaaaaaccaaattaattccttattattattattattatttctttttgatCCATTTGTTTGCTGGGAAAAACtacataaaaaaatagttttggtgacctttttttggtttttgaaggGTTATTAATCTacgtttttgtttgtttaaaaaaaatttctctttttttttttttttttcctggtgtTTGTGTTAGgttaaaaattataatcaagGAAACTGGAAAATGACCACCATTCACCTAGACAAGTTTGGTTCTCATCAATTCGAAGGATTTCATAAGACAAGTTCGGCCACATCAACAAAAATTACTGGTCAAATCTTGGCTTTCTGACCTCTATcgatgttttaaaaaaaaataaaaaaattctctccCACCTTTTTGTCAATTTGATGGGCTATTGGATTTGCTATTTGCAACTAGAGAGGTTAATCAAATTATAAAGACAATCAAAAGTCCggttttttaataattatgctTCCCAATCCTATAATCCGAGTAACAGTTCTGTGGTTCTTTTTAAGTTTGAAcactttttgacttttctagTAAATCTAAATTGATTTCTCTTGTACATATAAACCATGTCATCATTGATAAACCTTCAAATTCTGTGTTATATAGACCACGTCATCATTGAGAAACCTTGGGTTGTGTTCAAGGACATACATAGCTAGATTAATAAAGTTTACAGAGTAGCCTGGATTGAagagtatctttttttttttagaacaaacTTTTTTCTAGGTTGCATTTGCTGCTTTTATTTCtgaatgaagttttatttttccattaaagaaaaaaaaaagtgtggcaTGTGAGTCCAAAATTTGGGGAGGTCCAAGGGGACATTACTAGCAAATTAGTTGGAAACAGGAGCAAATGATCACTCCATATCTGTACCTTTCAGTCATCTAATCATCTCCAACGGTGGCATCAGGAATGTATGGGTTGCTAACtacatgatatgcttaaaaattcaaattaaacaaaaaggtatatttattttgagaagaaaattgaTGCGTATCATTAAGGGAGATTGTTCAAATCAGCctgaattacaagtaaaagattTAGAGGAATATCTTTCATCTAGATTGACATGGGAAAGTCATGCAAAACTTAATTAACAAGAAGCCATAGACAAGAAAATACCACTCGCTaacaccaagaaaaaaaattagcaatgtCTTATCAATTTTGCGGAAAAGTACATTGTTTAGGAATGTAGGAATTAGGATACTTAGATTAAATTGGAAAGGAAATTCGTTTTTTGATAATagacttgaaagttgaaagttcATGGGCCATTGGGTAGAGAACTAGATATGTGAAAAGAATTAGTTAACTTGATTTGGGATCGATAGGGTAATTGGGCCTCCACAATCCTTTTGTTTCGATTTTCCGATGTAGTACAGGAAAATCGTAACATTACATATCAATTTGGGCCTCTACGCTCCCGGCCGAAGCTTTTACTAACTTTGTAAAGCATTCCTATCggctattttttctttttcttttttttttattttacatcaaaatcacttttaattattttagatAACCATTTTTACATTACACTCTAGATCTCATTCTTCATTTCATAATGAATTTTACTTGTGCAGCAAAATTTCATGACGAATTGAGTTGTCACCcaccaaaagtcaaaataagataaaataattttttttttttaaatattataccTAAATCGACCATAACtcaaaataaaggtattgtaaaaatgttgtatttttttttacccctatcatttctcttttataATACATCTGATAAAACCTGATGTTTGTAGAGTTAAATGAAGGATTGTTGGTTGTATTTGAGATAACCACTCTCCTATATGGGGAATAAGAAAGAGAATTTAAGATAAAATTTCTCCTTACCTTCATTAATACATTCTACCCTTTAAAATAAGGCATACAATAGTTACATCagaaattcaaattacaaataCAAACGGCTATTGATAACAACTGTTGATGCCTATTTTTGACAAAATGGACCAATAGTAGAAAAAGtccaacaatataaaaaaaaaggaagagagagaaagtagcAAAATAAAGACCACTGAGCCAaaatggcaggaataatggcCCATAAGCTCACAAAATAATAAGTGgccccaaagaaagcaaacaggCCGAGGAAGCCCCAAATAATGAAGTAGTAAGCTTATGGGAATCgtaaaaaatggaaagaaagtaAAAAGGGGCCAGAGGAGCCCAAAGAAAGGAATTAGTAAATGGAATTGGTTCGAAGGCCAATAAACCCAAAGGCAAAGGATGAGGTAAGGGTTAGGAAAGCTCAAAGGATTTAGCAAAAGCCCGTGAGAATGTAAAAGgtaagaaagaatgaaatgggccaaggatgcccaaaaaATGAAACGGGCCGAGAATGCTCAAAGAATGAAATGGGTCGGGAAAGCCCGAGATATTGAATGAACTGGCCCAGCAAGAATGCTGGGTAGTAAAgactaaaagaaagaataatatTAGAAATTAGCATGGCAGGCGCTTCAACTTGCAAGCCTAGAAGTAACAAGGTAAACAAAGGTAAATGATATCATAGCAGGAATAATGCAGTGGCGTGGCAGGAGCACCAAACAACCCACAAACAAAGGATGAAAAGAGACATGGGccgaattaaagaagaaaaaacccaTACCCAAGTAATTCCTAGCCTGAAGAAGAAATAAGATGTAGAGAATGAAGACCCAAGAACTCATTCACGCCACAAGTTAAACAAGCACCAGAGTGTGCAACATAGTCAGAAAAACTTGTAGGCAATGGCAAATGCATGAGAGCCAGAAAAGTAATGAATTCATATGGAAGTGGAGCACGCACACAAGGCTTAGGCACCACCTAcctatacccagccaatataggggAGGTGAGCCACGAGTCAGAAGTAAGAGAGGGTATGGTCTGAAGGTAAGGAGAAGGGGGAGCTTATTTTGGGGTTCCCGTTCAAActtttttgggagaaatgtcCTGCTAGGATGACATCTCATCCAAAAGAGATAAACATAAGTTGAAATCACTAAGTGCATGCTATAAAGGTTGGTAAGGGAGAAGCCTAGCCCTTATCCGGATGGGAGTGTCAAgggaggtaaaaaaaaaacaaaatcacttTTGTCTAGGAATGAAGCGTGGCACGGCCAACATAGTGTAGTGGTGGTGGTTAGGCAGCTGACAAACCAGTGGGCAGTCTTGGAAGGACACTCATAATAGGCCAAAAGCAGTTAATGAGTAAAAATAGAATCAATAGGTGCATGCTATAGAGGTTGGTAAGGGAGAAGCCCAACCCTTATCTGGATAGGAGTGTCAAGggaagtaaaaaacaaaacaaaatcacttTATTCTGGGAATGAGGCGTGGCACGGCCAACACAGtgtagtggtggtggctgggcAGTCGACAGACCAATGGGCAGTCTTAGAAGGACACCCACAATAGGCCAAAAGcaattaatgggtaaaaatgataAATCCTGTCACGGCAAGCAGTATAAAAAGACCATAGACGTGCACAGtaaacaacagcaacaacaacgggaaaagaaagaaaacaaggaaAACAAGTAAGAgaaggaaagggaaaaaaaaaaaaaaaactaagagtgAGGAAGAAAAATATGAGTGATAGGAGTAAAAACATGCACCAAAAGGCTACccacttctctccctctcaatagcCCACTTTTTAACAAGTCAAGAATCTGAGATCAAGCCATTTAGGTCCATTTTTCAAAGTGAGTAACTTCTACAGCAAGATTTCCCTCTGAGGTTACCCACATTGGAGATTGGTTCCCCTTGTTGGACTTGAATTTGTTGAAGACTCAAGCCCATTCCTTTTTTAGACTAATCTTCTTTCCTTTTGCCATGGTTGATTAAGGACTAACATGACTTTTTGCTATTAATCTATTCTTGCCGTAATCACGTTGTCATACTTTTCCTTTGTGGAACTGTTAAAGTATTATTGTTATtagtagaaaatattttagttaaagTGTTTTAGTTATCCTGCTGTATTATGTTTTTCTTGCTATAAAATTTTGTGACAGTATTTCCTGCCGTGAGCATGAGACATGCTCAAGATTCCTACCAAGGCGCATCAACACAAGAAAGGCCCTAACTTGTGCACAAGCTGGCCTAAGGTGTGTTTCAGTTAGGCCAATCCTGGCTCTCCTACCCCAGAATCATAAGGCCATAGTACAGTGGGAGCAATCCAGCCTAAGACACAAAAATGCCCACCACAACAACCAATCTACACTTATCTCCTCCTACATAATAGGGATGACTTAATAAACAACTCCTAATTTATTTAAACTCCTAAACTGCTCCTAATACTTATCATTCCAAATCTTTAATTCCAACTACAAATTCTTTATTCTTATCCTAAGTCTCTGCAGAAATTGATGTGCAAGTTGAGAGTCCAAGTGCAGTTACACACATATTTTGGTCTGCTGTTGTTGTCTGAATCATAACAACATCccataaaaacaatataaaataactCAACTGAATTAGGGGGGAGGGGGAACCCCAATCCATATCACAATGTCGCCATCATCCTAAAAAAACCTAGATGACTCGTTCCTTGTTACTGTTATTCTCACCATGTTGTCATTGTCCAATTAACCTTTAGTAAACCTaagcccaataaaaaaataaaaataaaaataaaaaccaccaAATTGATCTGGTGACCCAATTGGATTTGCACTGACAACCCAAATTGCCCCAAATTACCGCACCAAATATGCATtagaaacccaaatccaaacctGAGATTTGCATAAGAGCGTTGCCTCAAACCACCAACCCAAACCACCATcacaaactaccaaatccacCAATACAACCAAACCCAAATATAGGAGAGAGTAAACATTGTCGTTTGGCCTTGTTTTTGGCGACATTGGTGCTGATTGGTGGTCTAGAGAGAAGATAGAACAACAAGAGACGCGAGGAATAGATAAtataaaagtagttttttggaatcaatcaataaaaagtaatttttacaCATGCTATATATATGGTAGTATTTGTATAATTTCTTACaaatggttttgatttttagacATTTACTATTTCAAATCTTTATTTTCATATCAACTTTTATGTGTTAGGATGTAGACGTTATTAAACTGTGGATATTTCAATATCAATTGTGAATATATGTGTGAAATAGTAAATGtgaaagaatatttttctttttacaaaataacaaatagaatactcttttttttttttttttcacaatctATAAATTAGCTCTAATCTTTCAAATTATGGAATAAATATCTTTTCagccaaagaataaaaaaaataaaaaggcaaaaagaaaaatcaccaGTGGAgccaaagattaaaaaacagaGAATCAAACTCTCTAGAGATTACTCGTTGCTCTGTGATGCAGCTACCTCGTTAAGTAAATTCGAGAACTATCGACTAATCCCAATCCCTACTTCGAAGCCAACTAAAAGTACGGACAGAGAATAGCTATGAAACTTAAAAAAGGCAGCTATTTGGATTATTGGATATATCAGATTCCACTAGCTTTTGTGACTCGATCCAAGGTTGATATCAGTGTAGTTATCAACCTCTTCCCAGTCATTATTTTGTACTAAATGTTTAGTTTAATGCATCCATTTCCCTTTCCCTTTCACCCacaatataaaataagaaatacatGTACACATATACACAGTCGTACAGAAACAAAGTAGCGGTGGATTGATCGTAGGAGTTCTCATGTCATGCTTTAATAAATAAGTAGTACTCATGATGATGGTCATATTAAGACTCTGATCGTATAAATGATATTGCTATTACTGTTATGGGACATGGGATCAATGAGTTTACgccaaaaaccatttttttatttataaaaaaatcacaaaaaaaaattcctaaaaaagaaaaaaaaaaaaaaaaccagaagcaaccaaaaagcaaaagaagagCCTAGCACAGTTACAATTGCCTCTTCgcaagaaagaaaagtaaagttCTTTGCACCTCCTCAAATCAaactcctccttcttcttcctcctcaaaattttcaatcttaACACTTCAAATTCAATGGGTCGCTCTCTCATCTTCGCCACTGTTCTCACACTTCTCACCTTTTCTTTCCTCTCAGGTAAATCACTCTCTCACTAACTATATATCACTCCCACCACCAAAAGACTCAATTTTGATATCAAAATTCTCTCATTTCCAATCATTTCCTCACTAACCCAGTTCttgtttctctttgtttttcacaattttttgttaCTCACAGTCACAGAAGTAAACTCTGCATCGTTCAAGATAGTCAACAAGTGCCGGCGCACGATATGGCCAGGCTTGCTATCTGGCGCCAACACAGCTCAGCTTCCCACCACAGGCTTCACTCTCAAACCGGGCAAGTCCAGGACCCTATCCATACCCAAATCTTGGTCGGGTCGGCTCTGGGCTCGGACCCTTTGCGGCCCGGACTCGTCCACCGGCAAATTCACCTGCCTAACCGGCGACTGTGGCTCCGGTGCGCTACAATGCGCCGGGGGTAACGCTAAACCCCCTGCCACGCTGGCAGAGTTCACACTTAACGGCGATGGGGGTTTAGACTTTTACGACGTTAGTTTAGTTGATGGGTACAACCTCCCAATGCTCGTGGTCCCGCAGAAAGGTACAAGCGGGGGATGCGGGGCCACGGGGTGCTTGGTCGACTTAAACGGCGCGTGCCCGAAGGAGTTAAAGGTCGTGGCGCGTGGGACTGGGAGCGTTGCTTGTAGGAGCGCGTGCGAGGCGTTCGGTGATCCGAGGTTTTGCTGTAGCGAGGCGTACGCTACGCCTGACACGTGCAGTCCGTCCATGT encodes:
- the LOC126706013 gene encoding thaumatin-like protein 1 isoform X2, yielding MGRSLIFATVLTLLTFSFLSVTEVNSASFKIVNKCRRTIWPGLLSGANTAQLPTTGFTLKPGKSRTLSIPKSWSGRLWARTLCGPDSSTGKFTCLTGDCGSGALQCAGGNAKPPATLAEFTLNGDGGLDFYDVSLVDGYNLPMLVVPQKGTSGGCGATGCLVDLNGACPKELKVVARGTGSVACRSACEAFGDPRFCCSEAYATPDTCSPSMYSLFFKHACPRAYSYAYDDKTSTFTCPNADYLIIFCPEPYTSLQLLGARKDGGLLPLVNKTTMYISSHHPNSASFAVPRSLAEERLSTSLLSELSASLSLLRFVVGLKVQVPKMQYGYMWQGFATATRIRVYTFLCFLAFFQL
- the LOC126706013 gene encoding thaumatin-like protein 1 isoform X3; translation: MGRSLIFATVLTLLTFSFLSVTEVNSASFKIVNKCRRTIWPGLLSGANTAQLPTTGFTLKPGKSRTLSIPKSWSGRLWARTLCGPDSSTGKFTCLTGDCGSGALQCAGGNAKPPATLAEFTLNGDGGLDFYDVSLVDGYNLPMLVVPQKGTSGGCGATGCLVDLNGACPKELKVVARGTGSVACRSACEAFGDPRFCCSEAYATPDTCSPSMYSLFFKHACPRAYSYAYDDKTSTFTCPNADYLIIFCPEPYTRMIDGFGTKESLQLLGARKDGGLLPLVNKTTMYISSHHPNSASFAGK
- the LOC126706013 gene encoding thaumatin-like protein 1 isoform X1, translating into MGRSLIFATVLTLLTFSFLSVTEVNSASFKIVNKCRRTIWPGLLSGANTAQLPTTGFTLKPGKSRTLSIPKSWSGRLWARTLCGPDSSTGKFTCLTGDCGSGALQCAGGNAKPPATLAEFTLNGDGGLDFYDVSLVDGYNLPMLVVPQKGTSGGCGATGCLVDLNGACPKELKVVARGTGSVACRSACEAFGDPRFCCSEAYATPDTCSPSMYSLFFKHACPRAYSYAYDDKTSTFTCPNADYLIIFCPEPYTRMIDGFGTKESLQLLGARKDGGLLPLVNKTTMYISSHHPNSASFAVPRSLAEERLSTSLLSELSASLSLLRFVVGLKVQVPKMQYGYMWQGFATATRIRVYTFLCFLAFFQL
- the LOC126706013 gene encoding thaumatin-like protein 1 isoform X4; this translates as MGRSLIFATVLTLLTFSFLSVTEVNSASFKIVNKCRRTIWPGLLSGANTAQLPTTGFTLKPGKSRTLSIPKSWSGRLWARTLCGPDSSTGKFTCLTGDCGSGALQCAGGNAKPPATLAEFTLNGDGGLDFYDVSLVDGYNLPMLVVPQKGTSGGCGATGCLVDLNGACPKELKVVARGTGSVACRSACEAFGDPRFCCSEAYATPDTCSPSMYSLFFKHACPRAYSYAYDDKTSTFTCPNADYLIIFCPEPYTSLQLLGARKDGGLLPLVNKTTMYISSHHPNSASFAGK